ACCATTGCTGCCATGCCAGCTTCACAAAGGAACACGATAAGACCACACAGTAAGTTTTGATAAGCATAGACATCAAATGGGTTATGATGGACAAGTCGTCTCGAAAATCCAAAGGAGATGGAAAAACAGAATCGAAACAATTGATAAGCACATGCACTTACTCGAAGATGTTTGCGGCTTCTCAAGGAGCACCTTGAAATAGGTGTTATCGAAAACAATTGGACTCCCCAATCCTTTACCTCCAATTGTGTGTGCTCCAGATAAAACAACCATCTCCTGTGCCCTGTTATGTACCAAATATAACTTTAGACATGGGCCTAATTAACACAACCTGCTTTATGGAGCAATGGCTAGAAGGCAGAGGGATTAAACATAAAATCTGCTCAAATATTGCCAGGTCAGAGGAGATGAGGTCCACTAAACAGAACAAAATTAAGAACTGGAATTCACAAAATATATATAACTTGAGAAAAAGGACAACTCACGAAAAGCCCTTTTTGCTGAATAATGTTTTTAAGGAAGTTGCATCCAATGTTTCTTCAGGAAGTTTACCAGTTGGATCAGCAGTGCTGCAAAAAGAATGGTGTTCTTCAGAAAACTACTGATACAAAGACAAAAACACAATCTGGATTCTGGAATGTATAGCTTTCTTAAAATTGTAAGTTGAAGGAGTAAAATAAAATGTGATGTCTCACCTAGAATCTAATCTTCCTAGCCTTACTGGAATTTCAGGCCCACCACAGAGCGCAACTGCCTCAGCACCAGCCACGACAATCAAATCCGCCCATGACACTGTCAGCACAAACAGCAGGAAATTTGACTCATGTGAATACACCCAAACTGGAGTTCATAAAGAAAGTGCAAGCCAGCAAATGGCATAATTTACATACCTTTCTGAACGTTGTCAATTCCTTCTTTTGCTTTTCTTAGTATCTGTTCAATTATGAGCCAATTAAATAGACATCAACTGAAGGAAAGATAAAGACACACCGGGAGAGGGGGGGCACCTTTATGGATCTATTCAGCCCAGTATTTTCAGGTCTGTCAACTTCATAAATTATAGAGCCATTCATGCCACCTGAAAGGTATCAATATTAGTAGTCTGATGAAAGGCAAATATGTCTCTTTGCTGAACTAGTATAGCAGTGAGGTAGCAATCTTACCAAGTATGCACCACAAATGATGTTATTTCTTTACTTTTACAAATAGAATTTTATATCTCCTTAGCAATACCATTTTGCATAATTTTCGTAGACAaatgattttttttctcgaacacacaTAAGAgatgcgtatcattatattaagaagtcTTCTTATACAAATGCTACTCAAAAACCTATCAGTTTTCCAAAGTTTTGCTAGGCGCTAGGCGAAATCTAGGCGATGACCCTTAGCCTAGCGACTAGTCcagcctaggctagcctaggcgatgctaggcgtttttctaggcgttttgccaatttatatttatatatcaaTATATAATATATACATTTATAGCACAAATCATGAATAATTTAGATAA
This DNA window, taken from Miscanthus floridulus cultivar M001 chromosome 13, ASM1932011v1, whole genome shotgun sequence, encodes the following:
- the LOC136501432 gene encoding putative L-ascorbate peroxidase 6 isoform X3, which translates into the protein MNGSIIYEVDRPENTGLNRSIKILRKAKEGIDNVQKVSWADLIVVAGAEAVALCGGPEIPVRLGRLDSSTADPTGKLPEETLDATSLKTLFSKKGFSAQEMVVLSGAHTIGGKGLGSPIVFDNTYFKVLLEKPQTSSTGMAAMVGLRTDWALTEDDECLSTWLHGIRWAKKMLNVAYLKSADGSGSMQRTKLDFRRLQGCIHQARRQWSLVESGLIRTVYFSTMLMNFSSVPVSRLDHTSCTEILPKHKAFCLQKVNWKKGSILDSSNLYSPHQ